In one Butyrivibrio proteoclasticus B316 genomic region, the following are encoded:
- a CDS encoding AAA family ATPase, with product MSDQINNQVSDNMVPGQQISQAANKQIKISEEEYKYSQEVIKKLSDYYDAKVVGQQQLKFSLIGAIIADGHILIESVPGLAKTTAAKAISDAVDGKFARIQCTPDLLPGDIIGTQIYNQANGKFETILGPVFANFVLLDEVNRSSAKTQSAMLEAMQEKQVTIGGKTYRMPEDIFTVIATQNPIEQEGTYPLSEAQTDRFLIKEVITYPLASEEVEILNRMESGAINRVEPPVLTINDVDKVQDICEKVYVDEAIKWYISSIVVASRRAGQIPGCEVGKYVRIGCSPRASIAFLKMAKAVALIQGRTYVVPDDVKAVSHQVLRHRIGLNYSAVADNVSVEQVIDGIVNAVKTP from the coding sequence ATGAGTGACCAGATAAATAATCAGGTATCAGACAATATGGTACCGGGGCAGCAGATATCGCAAGCTGCAAATAAACAGATCAAAATATCAGAGGAAGAGTACAAATATTCTCAGGAAGTGATCAAGAAGCTGTCAGATTACTATGATGCCAAGGTTGTTGGACAGCAGCAGCTCAAGTTTTCCTTAATAGGGGCAATTATAGCTGACGGACATATTCTTATAGAGTCAGTTCCCGGACTTGCCAAGACAACGGCAGCCAAGGCTATATCAGATGCGGTAGACGGCAAGTTTGCAAGAATTCAGTGCACACCGGATCTTTTACCGGGAGATATTATAGGAACACAGATTTATAATCAGGCAAACGGCAAGTTTGAGACAATTCTTGGACCTGTATTTGCAAACTTTGTTCTTCTGGATGAGGTCAATCGTTCAAGTGCCAAGACACAGTCAGCTATGCTGGAAGCAATGCAGGAGAAGCAGGTTACAATAGGTGGCAAGACTTATAGAATGCCTGAGGATATCTTTACTGTAATCGCAACTCAGAACCCAATCGAACAGGAAGGAACTTATCCTCTTTCTGAGGCGCAGACAGACAGATTTCTGATAAAAGAGGTTATTACTTATCCTCTTGCATCAGAAGAAGTTGAAATCCTAAACAGGATGGAGAGCGGTGCAATTAACAGAGTAGAGCCACCTGTTCTTACTATTAACGATGTTGATAAAGTTCAGGACATCTGCGAGAAAGTATATGTTGATGAGGCTATCAAGTGGTATATATCCAGTATCGTAGTTGCCAGCAGACGTGCAGGCCAGATTCCGGGCTGTGAAGTTGGCAAGTACGTAAGGATCGGATGTAGCCCACGTGCTTCAATTGCTTTCCTCAAAATGGCCAAGGCGGTTGCTCTTATTCAGGGAAGAACCTACGTTGTACCTGATGATGTCAAGGCAGTAAGTCATCAGGTCCTCAGACACAGAATTGGCCTTAATTACTCAGCTGTTGCCGATAATGTTTCTGTTGAGCAGGTAATCGACGGTATCGTAAACGCAGTCAAGACACCTTAA
- a CDS encoding methionine ABC transporter ATP-binding protein, translated as MIQIQNVKKSFKKTEVLKDISIEIEKGEIYGIIGQSGAGKSTLLRCINGLESYDDGSILVDGQKVDIRDKKKLRLLQKRMGMIFQGFNLLERLDVYQNVALPMKFWGINPNTEESKEKILSLLKLVGLEEKVHARPKELSGGQKQRVAIARALVLDPEFLLCDEATSALDPEITREILALLQKINKEMGITIVVVTHQMEVVKQICQRVAFLSDGRVLAVGRPEQLFIWPKEREIRDFLREESDKLPTTGVNLKLFFYGEGNQRPIVTQMSQELHADFNICWAKLEDFREDVYGSLVLNMDKENLEKACAFLDAHDVTWEVVS; from the coding sequence ATGATACAGATTCAGAATGTTAAGAAGTCTTTCAAAAAGACAGAAGTTTTGAAAGATATTTCAATTGAAATTGAAAAGGGAGAGATATACGGAATTATAGGACAGTCAGGAGCCGGAAAATCAACGCTTCTTAGATGTATAAATGGCCTTGAGTCCTATGATGACGGAAGTATCCTTGTAGATGGACAGAAGGTTGATATCAGGGATAAGAAGAAACTCAGGCTCCTTCAGAAGAGAATGGGAATGATATTCCAGGGCTTTAACCTTCTTGAGAGACTTGATGTTTATCAGAATGTGGCCCTTCCTATGAAATTCTGGGGTATCAATCCTAATACGGAGGAGTCCAAAGAGAAGATCCTCAGCCTTCTAAAGCTTGTAGGACTTGAAGAAAAAGTACATGCAAGACCAAAGGAGCTTTCCGGTGGACAGAAGCAGCGTGTTGCCATAGCAAGAGCCCTTGTTCTTGATCCTGAATTTCTGCTGTGCGACGAGGCTACAAGTGCCCTTGACCCTGAGATTACCAGAGAAATCCTTGCACTTTTACAGAAGATCAACAAGGAGATGGGAATTACAATAGTTGTTGTAACTCATCAGATGGAAGTCGTTAAGCAGATATGCCAGAGAGTGGCCTTCTTAAGTGACGGCAGAGTACTTGCTGTTGGAAGACCTGAGCAGCTCTTTATCTGGCCCAAGGAGAGAGAAATCAGAGATTTCCTCAGAGAAGAGAGCGACAAGCTTCCTACAACAGGAGTTAACCTCAAGCTCTTTTTCTATGGAGAAGGCAATCAGAGGCCTATCGTTACACAGATGTCTCAGGAGCTTCATGCGGACTTTAATATCTGCTGGGCTAAGCTTGAGGATTTCCGTGAGGATGTTTACGGAAGTCTTGTCCTTAATATGGATAAAGAGAATCTTGAAAAAGCCTGTGCTTTCCTGGATGCACATGATGTAACCTGGGAAGTTGTCAGCTGA
- a CDS encoding DUF58 domain-containing protein has translation MKLDYEYLSRIRRAVSLYTNRKTSNILDGDFHSIHRGRSMEFDDLKTYTFGDDVHDIDWKSSSRMGDILVRRYMTDRRHNVMFVVDCGTKMLGDAKGGDAKRELALMTFGTIAYITGRNGADYALSYPDGNKSMISLFRSGPEHMEKLIYDLEKKITLDHQTSLSDVLSEVMSTVHKKMIIFLITDMDGLNNLDGNMLRGITADHDLMIINIEDSMLTGDITYDSDLSLYERFFFSHNKKLHEEELRIRKEILQKASELCKQNRVGLTCISTESQIIDATIDLLERYRHGYYGFITAAL, from the coding sequence ATGAAACTAGATTACGAGTATTTATCGAGGATAAGAAGAGCAGTATCTCTTTATACCAACAGGAAAACCTCCAATATTCTTGATGGTGACTTTCATTCGATCCACCGCGGCAGGAGTATGGAATTTGATGACCTTAAGACTTACACCTTTGGCGATGATGTCCATGACATCGACTGGAAATCCTCATCCAGAATGGGAGACATACTGGTCCGCAGATATATGACAGACAGAAGACATAACGTAATGTTCGTTGTTGACTGCGGAACCAAGATGCTGGGAGATGCAAAGGGTGGAGATGCCAAAAGAGAACTCGCTCTTATGACCTTTGGAACAATAGCTTATATAACGGGAAGAAATGGGGCAGATTATGCCTTGTCTTATCCTGATGGAAATAAGTCAATGATCAGTCTTTTCAGATCCGGCCCAGAGCATATGGAGAAGCTCATCTATGATCTGGAAAAAAAGATAACTCTTGATCATCAGACTTCTTTATCTGATGTACTTAGCGAAGTCATGAGCACTGTCCACAAGAAAATGATAATTTTCCTTATCACTGATATGGATGGACTAAATAACCTTGATGGGAACATGCTACGCGGAATAACCGCAGATCATGATCTTATGATCATAAATATAGAAGATTCTATGCTGACAGGCGACATTACCTACGATTCTGACTTATCTTTGTATGAGAGATTTTTCTTTTCCCATAACAAGAAGCTCCATGAGGAAGAACTGCGAATTCGTAAGGAAATATTGCAGAAAGCTTCTGAGCTGTGCAAGCAGAACAGAGTTGGGCTCACCTGCATCAGCACTGAGAGTCAGATCATTGACGCTACTATAGATTTACTTGAAAGGTACAGACATGGTTACTACGGTTTCATTACAGCCGCCCTTTGA
- the purB gene encoding adenylosuccinate lyase, producing the protein MSTDRYSSPLSERYASKEMQYIFSQDMKFRTWRRLWIALAEIEHELGLNITQEQIDELKAHKDDINYEVAIAREKEVRHDVMSHVYAYGQQCPKAKGIIHLGATSCYVGDNTDIIVMTEALKLVRKKLVNVIAELSKFADKYKAQATLGFTHFQPAQPTTVGKRACLWLQDFTIDLEDLDYVLDNMKLLGSKGTTGTQASFLELFDGDLTKVDKLDPMLAEKMGFKGCMAVSGQTYSRKIDMKVINVLAGICSSATKMAQDIRLLQHLKEVEEPFEKSQIGSSAMAYKRNPMRSERICSLSRYVLVDTLNPAITEVSQWFERTLDDSANKRLSIPEGFLATDGVLDLCLNVVDGLVVYPKVIEKRLMSELPFMATENIMMDAVKAGGDRQELHERIRELSMEAGRNVKVEGKENNLLELIAADPAFHLSLDDLKAAMDPNKYVGCSVHQVEKFLSEVVQPILDANKDDLGVKAEINV; encoded by the coding sequence ATGAGTACAGATCGTTACAGTAGCCCATTGTCAGAGCGTTATGCCAGCAAGGAGATGCAGTATATCTTTTCCCAGGATATGAAGTTCAGAACCTGGAGGAGATTGTGGATTGCTCTTGCTGAGATTGAGCATGAACTCGGACTTAACATAACTCAGGAACAGATAGATGAGCTCAAGGCTCACAAGGACGACATCAACTATGAGGTTGCTATCGCCAGAGAAAAAGAGGTTAGACATGACGTTATGAGCCATGTATATGCATATGGACAGCAGTGTCCTAAGGCAAAGGGAATCATTCACCTTGGAGCAACAAGCTGCTACGTTGGTGATAACACTGATATCATTGTAATGACAGAAGCACTTAAGCTCGTCCGCAAGAAACTTGTCAACGTTATTGCAGAGCTTTCAAAGTTCGCTGATAAGTATAAGGCTCAGGCTACTCTTGGATTTACTCACTTCCAGCCTGCACAGCCTACAACAGTTGGTAAAAGAGCTTGTCTCTGGCTTCAGGATTTTACAATTGATCTTGAGGATCTTGACTATGTACTTGATAATATGAAGCTTCTTGGCTCTAAGGGAACAACAGGAACACAGGCTTCTTTCCTGGAACTCTTTGACGGAGATCTTACTAAGGTTGATAAGCTGGATCCTATGCTTGCTGAGAAGATGGGATTCAAGGGATGCATGGCTGTTTCAGGTCAGACTTACAGCCGTAAGATTGACATGAAAGTTATTAATGTCCTTGCCGGTATCTGTTCTTCAGCAACCAAGATGGCTCAGGATATCAGACTTCTTCAGCACCTCAAGGAGGTTGAGGAGCCATTTGAGAAGAGCCAGATTGGATCATCAGCTATGGCATATAAGAGAAATCCTATGAGAAGTGAGAGAATCTGCTCACTTTCAAGATATGTTCTTGTAGATACACTCAACCCTGCAATTACAGAGGTTTCACAGTGGTTTGAGAGAACACTTGATGACTCTGCCAACAAGAGATTGTCTATTCCGGAGGGCTTCCTTGCAACAGACGGTGTTCTTGATCTGTGCCTCAATGTTGTAGACGGTCTTGTAGTTTATCCTAAGGTTATCGAGAAGCGCCTTATGTCAGAGCTTCCTTTCATGGCTACAGAGAATATCATGATGGATGCTGTTAAGGCAGGTGGAGACAGACAGGAGCTTCATGAGAGAATAAGAGAGCTTTCAATGGAAGCCGGAAGAAATGTCAAGGTAGAAGGTAAGGAGAATAACCTTCTTGAGCTTATCGCAGCTGACCCTGCTTTCCATTTATCACTTGATGATCTCAAGGCAGCAATGGATCCTAACAAGTATGTTGGCTGCAGTGTTCATCAGGTTGAGAAATTCCTTTCAGAGGTAGTTCAGCCAATCCTTGATGCCAACAAGGATGATCTTGGAGTTAAGGCAGAGATCAATGTGTAA
- a CDS encoding MetQ/NlpA family ABC transporter substrate-binding protein encodes MKKRLFTSVVLAAALSFGALTGCGSTEASSANETADQTAEVKEETQTEAAPADSADAGDKTITVGATPVPHAEILDNIVKDVLAEDGWTLETVVFSDYVLPNTSLEQGELDANYFQTLGYMNQQNADAGLHLAAVAGVHIEPMGIYSQKYTSLEDLPDGATIGIPNDPDNGLRGIDLLVQKGLLVSNGGFGTDANYTEDSLTNDKEANPHGYVITPLEAASLPLSLPDLDAATINGNYALEAELPAKYPALDIEEFDAEATVKRTNFLVVKQGNEESEKTKALIKALTSEKVQAYIDETYKGAVITSFIDAE; translated from the coding sequence ATGAAAAAGAGACTATTTACATCAGTAGTACTTGCAGCTGCACTTTCATTCGGTGCACTTACAGGCTGCGGCAGCACAGAAGCTTCATCAGCAAATGAGACTGCAGATCAGACAGCAGAAGTAAAAGAAGAGACTCAGACAGAGGCAGCACCTGCTGACAGTGCAGACGCAGGAGATAAGACTATTACAGTTGGTGCAACACCTGTTCCACACGCTGAGATCCTTGATAACATTGTTAAAGATGTTCTTGCAGAGGATGGATGGACACTTGAGACAGTAGTATTTTCAGACTATGTACTTCCTAATACTTCTCTTGAACAGGGTGAACTTGATGCCAACTATTTCCAGACTCTTGGCTATATGAATCAGCAGAATGCAGATGCAGGTCTTCATCTTGCAGCAGTAGCAGGCGTTCATATCGAGCCAATGGGTATCTATTCACAGAAATACACATCACTTGAGGATCTTCCTGACGGAGCAACAATTGGTATTCCTAACGATCCTGATAACGGACTTCGTGGAATCGATCTCCTTGTTCAGAAGGGACTTCTTGTATCAAACGGTGGTTTCGGAACAGATGCTAATTACACAGAGGATTCACTTACTAATGATAAAGAGGCTAACCCTCACGGATATGTGATCACTCCACTTGAGGCAGCAAGCCTTCCACTTTCACTTCCTGATCTTGATGCAGCTACAATAAACGGAAACTATGCTCTTGAAGCAGAACTTCCTGCTAAGTATCCTGCTCTTGATATCGAGGAATTTGATGCAGAGGCAACAGTTAAGAGAACAAACTTCCTTGTTGTTAAGCAGGGTAACGAAGAGTCAGAAAAGACCAAGGCTCTTATCAAGGCTCTTACATCTGAGAAGGTTCAGGCCTACATTGATGAGACTTACAAGGGAGCAGTTATCACATCATTCATTGATGCCGAGTAA
- the metF gene encoding methylenetetrahydrofolate reductase [NAD(P)H]: MKIRDIIKDKEVTLSFEVFPPKTDAGYEAVEKAAAEIAALKPDFMSVTYGAGGGTSKNTVNIAADLQNKYGTPVLAHLTCVSSTKEHVKEVVREYKEKGIENIMALRGDIPKEGRICYDYDHAMQLIYDIKSIDDSICIGGACYPEGHVECARQSEDIEHLKEKVAAGCDFLTTQMFFDNSTLYQFLYRIREKGIDVPVLPGIMPITNAKQVARSVALSGSTIPQKMKIMVDRFADDPEKMKEAGIIYASDQIIDLISNGVSHIHVYSMNKPDIAAGIMRNLATIIR; this comes from the coding sequence ATGAAGATTAGAGATATTATAAAAGATAAAGAGGTTACCCTTTCATTTGAGGTATTCCCTCCCAAGACTGACGCAGGATATGAGGCTGTAGAAAAGGCAGCGGCTGAGATTGCTGCTCTTAAGCCTGATTTTATGAGCGTAACCTATGGCGCAGGCGGTGGAACCAGCAAGAATACTGTAAATATAGCTGCTGATCTGCAGAATAAATATGGTACTCCTGTTCTTGCTCATCTGACCTGTGTTTCTTCTACCAAAGAACATGTCAAAGAGGTGGTCAGAGAATACAAGGAAAAGGGAATAGAGAATATCATGGCTCTTCGCGGTGATATTCCCAAAGAAGGCCGTATTTGCTATGACTATGATCATGCTATGCAGCTGATCTATGACATCAAGTCTATAGATGACAGTATCTGCATAGGTGGAGCCTGCTATCCTGAGGGACATGTGGAGTGTGCGAGACAGTCCGAGGATATTGAACATCTCAAGGAGAAAGTGGCAGCAGGCTGCGACTTCCTTACAACACAGATGTTTTTTGATAATTCAACTCTTTATCAATTTCTGTATCGCATCAGGGAAAAGGGGATTGATGTTCCTGTTCTTCCCGGAATCATGCCTATCACTAATGCCAAGCAGGTAGCAAGAAGTGTGGCTTTATCAGGCTCTACGATTCCGCAGAAGATGAAAATAATGGTAGATAGATTTGCTGATGATCCGGAGAAAATGAAAGAAGCCGGGATCATCTATGCCAGCGATCAGATCATCGACCTTATTTCAAACGGCGTCAGCCATATTCATGTCTATTCAATGAATAAGCCGGATATAGCAGCGGGAATCATGAGAAATCTTGCTACGATCATCAGATAA
- a CDS encoding VWA domain-containing protein, which yields MELMNKWVIIVGILAAGIGIAVSVFFRLNGKDRYVSGTRVSNTSLLKSTKLYKALSLKYNILRGVLAIGMIGSFVSALLLVARPYQNQDVYTGVKKRDIIICMDVSYSLYDLNGELTDYLKGVVKGLAGDRIGINIFNTSTVTYVPLTDDYDYVAQKLDDLSEYFIMQKELYTEIYDVYGYEYYMYPSEVQKRYEELREKLEYYDAGTLLNNSSRGSSLIGEGLGTALYSFPYIEDTERTRVIIMCTDNELNSFGSQIMNLKEAAEYCKNKKVTVFSIFPSREAFYDPENYDYDACKNELERAVNKTGGLLYVRTPDLPVSAIVQDIQKQKVMMVNMVMTRETQDMPQNAFVALFLCLAFTCAAGLVLQK from the coding sequence ATGGAGCTGATGAATAAATGGGTGATCATTGTTGGAATATTGGCAGCAGGCATAGGTATTGCCGTTTCTGTTTTCTTTAGACTAAATGGCAAGGATAGATATGTGTCCGGGACCAGAGTATCCAACACATCACTTCTTAAATCAACTAAATTATATAAAGCATTAAGCCTTAAGTACAACATTTTAAGAGGAGTTCTGGCAATTGGGATGATAGGGAGCTTTGTGTCAGCTCTTTTACTGGTGGCAAGGCCTTATCAGAATCAGGACGTTTACACAGGCGTTAAGAAAAGAGATATCATCATCTGCATGGACGTTTCTTATTCGCTGTATGACTTAAATGGAGAGCTGACAGATTACCTAAAGGGCGTTGTCAAGGGACTTGCAGGTGACAGGATTGGGATCAATATCTTTAATACATCTACCGTTACCTATGTGCCTCTTACAGATGATTATGACTATGTGGCCCAGAAACTCGATGATCTTAGTGAGTACTTTATAATGCAAAAAGAGCTGTATACGGAGATTTACGATGTATATGGCTATGAGTATTATATGTACCCTTCAGAAGTCCAGAAGAGATACGAAGAGCTCAGAGAGAAGCTTGAGTACTACGACGCGGGAACACTTCTTAATAATTCCAGCAGAGGATCATCACTTATAGGTGAAGGACTTGGCACTGCACTCTATTCTTTTCCTTATATAGAGGATACAGAGCGTACAAGAGTCATCATAATGTGTACTGACAATGAGCTCAATTCTTTTGGCAGTCAGATCATGAATCTCAAGGAAGCTGCAGAGTATTGCAAGAACAAGAAGGTTACAGTATTTAGTATTTTTCCATCAAGGGAAGCTTTCTATGATCCTGAAAATTATGACTATGATGCCTGCAAAAATGAGCTTGAAAGAGCTGTTAACAAGACGGGCGGACTTCTATATGTGAGAACTCCGGATTTGCCGGTATCTGCTATAGTTCAGGATATTCAGAAACAGAAGGTCATGATGGTAAATATGGTAATGACCAGAGAAACTCAGGATATGCCTCAGAATGCTTTCGTTGCTTTATTTTTATGCCTCGCATTTA
- the purF gene encoding amidophosphoribosyltransferase codes for MSENRCESYKHLGEECGVFGMYDFDGGNVAESIYYGLVSLQHRGQESCGIAVSDTAGPKGKVISYKDMGLVNEAFTPEHLDNLVGDIGVGHVRYSTAGSSTRENAQPLVLNYVKGTLGLAHNGNLVNAPELRNELAYTGAIFQTTIDSEVIAYLIARERLVTNSVEEAVGKAMQKIRGAYSLVIMSPRKLIGARDPYGFKPLVIGRRENCYILASETCALDTIGATFIRDVEPGEIVTISPEYGIRSDKSMCLPKEQHARCIFEYIYFSRPDSMIDGISVYDARIAAGRFLAKDSPVDADMVVGVPESGNVAALGYALESGIPYGQAFVKNSYIGRTFIKPRQKNRESSVQVKLNALKSAVAGKRIIMIDDSIVRGTTSDRIVRMLRDAGAKEVHMRVSSPPFLWPCYFGTDVPAKDQLIAYNRNVDDICKIIGADSLAYLGIERLEEMVGGNLGICKGCFTGKYPVDPPTGDIRGEFER; via the coding sequence ATGAGCGAGAACAGATGTGAGAGTTACAAGCACCTGGGGGAAGAGTGCGGAGTATTCGGAATGTATGACTTTGATGGGGGAAATGTGGCAGAGTCTATCTACTATGGACTTGTGTCGCTTCAGCACAGAGGACAGGAGAGCTGTGGTATTGCTGTAAGTGATACTGCGGGACCAAAGGGCAAGGTCATAAGCTACAAGGATATGGGGCTTGTCAATGAAGCATTTACACCCGAGCACCTTGATAATCTCGTAGGTGACATTGGTGTAGGACATGTGCGCTATTCTACGGCTGGTAGCAGCACAAGAGAGAATGCTCAGCCGCTCGTTCTTAATTATGTTAAGGGAACCCTGGGACTTGCCCATAACGGTAACCTTGTCAATGCACCCGAGCTTCGTAATGAGCTTGCTTATACCGGTGCTATTTTCCAGACTACTATTGATTCAGAGGTAATTGCATATCTTATAGCAAGAGAGAGACTTGTGACCAATTCTGTAGAAGAGGCTGTCGGCAAGGCTATGCAGAAGATAAGAGGCGCTTACAGTCTTGTTATCATGTCACCAAGAAAACTCATTGGAGCAAGAGATCCTTATGGATTTAAGCCACTTGTTATAGGAAGACGTGAGAACTGCTATATTCTCGCCTCTGAGACATGTGCTCTTGATACGATTGGAGCTACATTTATAAGGGATGTTGAGCCCGGTGAGATAGTTACTATTTCTCCTGAATACGGTATCCGTTCCGACAAATCAATGTGTCTGCCCAAAGAGCAGCATGCACGCTGTATCTTTGAATATATATATTTCTCAAGACCTGACAGTATGATTGATGGGATCAGCGTCTATGATGCCAGAATTGCAGCAGGAAGATTTCTTGCCAAGGATTCACCGGTAGATGCCGACATGGTTGTAGGTGTTCCGGAATCCGGAAATGTAGCGGCTCTTGGCTATGCGCTTGAGTCAGGAATCCCATACGGACAGGCTTTCGTCAAGAATTCATATATTGGAAGAACATTTATCAAACCCAGACAAAAGAATAGAGAATCCAGCGTTCAGGTTAAGCTTAATGCCTTAAAGAGCGCTGTTGCAGGTAAGAGGATCATCATGATAGATGACTCTATAGTAAGAGGAACAACTTCAGACCGCATAGTCCGCATGTTAAGGGATGCTGGGGCTAAGGAGGTTCACATGAGAGTTAGTTCGCCTCCATTTTTGTGGCCCTGTTACTTTGGAACCGATGTTCCTGCCAAAGATCAGCTGATCGCCTACAACAGAAATGTAGATGATATCTGCAAGATCATTGGTGCGGATTCACTTGCATATCTTGGAATAGAGAGACTTGAAGAGATGGTTGGAGGAAACCTTGGTATCTGTAAGGGCTGCTTTACAGGTAAGTACCCGGTTGATCCGCCAACAGGGGATATTCGCGGCGAATTCGAGAGATAA
- a CDS encoding DUF5716 family protein, whose product MLFGNSNEKRFVLGYDLGDKVSQISYLASDADMPETLSVLAGAELYNIPTVLCKRKDVNQWYYGKEAIRHLDDGDSIPVDNLVSAARDGKPVMVGESEYDPIALLTLFIKRSLSLLSMELKLDMVEAIMFTTKSLDHRMVQVLNAVTNALELKTSNIFYQSHEESFYNYMLYQPDELMHHDIIACDYDLETLHVYDMHLNPNTTPIVATISVQNYDDLRLGTDGFPKDAALFHKACDRLDDEFLNIMQKVCTDKIVSTVFLLGEGYREKWPKRSLEFLCRTRRVFQGNNLFSKGATIAARERIRPSENAGRYVFLGEDKLKSNIGMNVLKCGKEAYHAILDAGVNWYEAQAQVDIFADPSGVLDLEITPLTGKSPKVVQLFLEGLEKRPKGTTRLRLNMTLNAVDEVYIRVQDLGFGELFPATNKVWEQVIEL is encoded by the coding sequence ATGTTATTTGGAAACTCGAATGAAAAGCGCTTTGTACTGGGATATGATCTTGGCGATAAGGTGTCTCAGATAAGCTACTTGGCATCTGACGCCGATATGCCGGAAACTCTCTCAGTACTTGCGGGAGCAGAACTTTATAATATTCCTACCGTTCTATGCAAGAGGAAGGATGTCAATCAGTGGTACTATGGCAAGGAGGCCATACGCCATCTTGATGATGGTGATTCTATTCCTGTTGATAATCTTGTATCGGCAGCTAGAGATGGTAAGCCTGTGATGGTCGGAGAGTCTGAATATGATCCGATAGCTCTTTTGACACTATTTATCAAAAGAAGTCTGTCACTTCTGTCAATGGAGCTTAAGCTTGATATGGTCGAGGCTATTATGTTTACGACCAAATCACTTGATCACAGGATGGTTCAGGTCTTAAATGCTGTTACAAATGCTTTGGAACTCAAGACTTCCAATATCTTTTACCAGAGTCATGAGGAGAGCTTTTATAACTATATGCTCTATCAGCCTGATGAACTGATGCACCATGACATTATTGCCTGTGACTATGATCTTGAGACTCTTCATGTGTATGATATGCATCTTAATCCTAATACCACTCCGATTGTTGCAACGATCAGTGTTCAGAACTATGATGACCTGAGGCTTGGCACAGATGGATTTCCCAAGGATGCAGCTCTTTTCCACAAGGCCTGTGACAGACTGGATGATGAGTTTCTAAATATTATGCAGAAGGTATGTACAGATAAGATAGTTTCAACTGTATTTCTTTTGGGAGAGGGCTATAGAGAGAAGTGGCCCAAGAGATCTCTTGAGTTTTTGTGCAGGACAAGGAGGGTTTTCCAGGGAAATAACCTCTTTAGTAAAGGCGCCACGATTGCTGCAAGAGAGAGAATAAGACCAAGTGAAAACGCCGGAAGATATGTATTCCTCGGCGAGGACAAGCTTAAGTCTAATATAGGAATGAATGTTTTGAAGTGCGGCAAAGAGGCGTATCATGCAATTCTTGATGCGGGAGTCAACTGGTATGAAGCGCAGGCACAGGTTGATATTTTTGCTGATCCTTCAGGAGTGCTTGATCTTGAGATCACACCGCTTACAGGCAAGAGTCCCAAGGTGGTACAGCTCTTTTTGGAAGGCCTCGAAAAGAGACCTAAGGGTACTACTAGGCTTCGCCTAAATATGACCTTGAATGCAGTGGATGAAGTTTATATAAGAGTTCAGGATCTGGGCTTTGGAGAATTGTTTCCTGCGACTAATAAGGTCTGGGAGCAGGTTATTGAGTTATAA
- a CDS encoding methionine ABC transporter permease gives MSGILTTTGMTDIIMNAFKQTLYMVFWSTLFSVILGFIPAIILTLTAPDGLKPNKIVYEILSFIVNVFRSFPFIILLVILIPFTRLVVGKAIGTTASIVPLTISAIPYIARVFETSLRETNPGVIEAARSFGASNFQILMRVYVKESIPRMLNGIVLLVISLIGYSAMAGTVGGGGIGDIAIRYGYQQYKTDYLIVCSIILIAFVQLIQMLGNYMYKKMS, from the coding sequence ATGTCTGGAATTTTAACAACAACCGGAATGACTGATATTATAATGAATGCTTTCAAGCAGACTCTTTATATGGTATTCTGGTCAACACTTTTTTCTGTGATACTTGGGTTTATACCTGCAATTATCCTGACGCTTACAGCTCCTGACGGACTTAAGCCCAACAAAATCGTTTATGAGATACTAAGTTTTATTGTAAATGTGTTCAGAAGCTTTCCATTTATAATCCTGCTTGTTATTCTCATCCCATTTACAAGACTTGTTGTTGGCAAGGCCATTGGAACAACAGCTTCTATTGTGCCCCTTACTATTTCTGCAATTCCTTATATTGCAAGAGTTTTTGAGACAAGCCTTCGTGAGACAAATCCCGGAGTGATTGAGGCAGCAAGATCTTTTGGAGCATCTAATTTTCAGATCCTCATGAGAGTATATGTCAAGGAATCCATTCCAAGAATGCTCAATGGAATAGTACTCCTTGTCATATCACTTATCGGATATTCTGCAATGGCAGGTACTGTCGGTGGCGGCGGTATCGGTGATATTGCTATCAGATATGGTTATCAGCAGTACAAGACAGATTACCTTATCGTGTGCTCCATCATTTTGATTGCTTTCGTTCAGCTGATCCAGATGCTGGGCAACTATATGTATAAAAAAATGTCATAA